In Sedimentibacter sp. MB31-C6, one genomic interval encodes:
- a CDS encoding YodL domain-containing protein, protein MRGIELKNDCIFYYGNPSGYVEDGTAIVDSMFQNEEFSKWLGNRKLIAKWTEGVFERLSKEGVLLFNNEMSVPLKDCRIWQLRADVSPECKFIGYEELKENFGDPDKSNYELVYEGEIETNDLESIYAKFNLNHPHGFTGHSLSMSDVVELYGDNGSEFYYVDRFGFKEIDFEGKGQIQDMNMSI, encoded by the coding sequence ATGAGAGGAATTGAGCTAAAGAATGACTGTATATTTTATTATGGAAATCCGTCAGGATATGTGGAAGACGGTACTGCAATAGTAGATTCTATGTTTCAGAATGAAGAATTTAGTAAGTGGCTTGGTAATCGTAAGCTTATAGCAAAGTGGACAGAGGGTGTATTTGAAAGACTTTCAAAAGAAGGTGTACTCCTTTTTAATAATGAAATGTCAGTACCACTTAAAGACTGTCGGATCTGGCAGCTAAGAGCTGATGTAAGTCCTGAATGTAAGTTTATTGGATATGAGGAACTTAAAGAAAACTTTGGAGATCCGGATAAAAGTAACTACGAGCTTGTATATGAAGGAGAAATAGAAACAAATGATTTAGAATCCATTTATGCAAAGTTTAATCTAAATCATCCCCATGGGTTTACTGGTCACTCGCTGTCAATGTCTGATGTAGTTGAGCTATATGGTGACAATGGCAGTGAGTTTTATTATGTAGATCGTTTCGGATTTAAAGAAATTGATTTTGAAGGAAAGGGTCAGATACAAGATATGAATATGAGTATTTAA
- a CDS encoding DUF6133 family protein, which produces MKNMLRKANEFITRKAVAAKVAVSNNRGEGYIDTAVKILVAVVLGALLLAGLYALFGEVVMPTLEERIKEMFNYVG; this is translated from the coding sequence ATGAAAAATATGTTAAGAAAAGCAAATGAATTTATAACAAGAAAGGCTGTCGCAGCAAAGGTAGCAGTTAGTAATAACCGTGGAGAAGGATATATTGATACAGCTGTAAAAATCCTTGTTGCCGTTGTATTAGGAGCATTGCTCCTTGCAGGCCTGTATGCATTATTCGGTGAAGTAGTTATGCCAACATTAGAAGAGAGAATTAAAGAAATGTTTAACTATGTAGGCTAA